In Hydractinia symbiolongicarpus strain clone_291-10 chromosome 4, HSymV2.1, whole genome shotgun sequence, the following proteins share a genomic window:
- the LOC130641632 gene encoding uncharacterized protein LOC130641632 has protein sequence MDAISTDEVEYDAMLTSLEEVPEVLVEDMEVASNVIIDSGLEDTNFSITSTDLANSSHSVEAETDKKKIALANLNKCHEALDLETSITTAMLSSCFKASNAIIKAEDTCLTMAASGYYDDVFYCSVLQIEVPVGRVYVCRLFESGGFQGYFHNEGQCFIQQRLGLTNDLLPYHVYTMDDVNMEKIRSRKLYQTMRNSENCNEKKKNVTSRNIKGNKNSFYNTMSSIMPTIQSEKVKCLFVFGITLHNSQKFEANENKIENRYVCNLARMR, from the exons ATGGACGCCATAAGTACGGATGAAGTAGAATATGATGCAATGCTGACATCATTAGAAGAAGTTCCAGAGGTGTTAGTTGAAGACATGGAGGTTGCTTCCAATGTTATTATTGACAGTGGTTTAGAAGATACTAATTTCAGTATCACGTCAACAGATCTTGCCAACTCGT CCCATTCAGTGGAGGCAGAGacagataaaaagaaaatcgCATTggcaaatttaaataaatgccaCGAAGCGTTAGATTTGGAAACTTCAATAACAACGGCAATGCTTTCATCTTGTTTTAAAGCGAGCAACGCGATAATAAAAGCAGAGGACACTTGCTTGACAATGGCAGCATCTGGTTATTATGATGATGTGTTTTATTGCTCTGTTTTGCAAATAGAAGTACCAGTTGGAAGAGTTTATGTGTGCCGCCTTTTTGAATCTGGTGGATTTCAAGGGTATTTTCATAACGAAGGGCAGTGTTTTATTCAGCAACGCTTAGGTTTAACGAATGACCTGTTACCCTACCATGTCTATACAATGGATGATGTCAACATGGAAAAAATCAGATCTAGAAAATTATACCAAACAATGCGCAATTCTG aaaattgcaacgaaaaaaagaagaatgtaaCTTCAAGGAATATAAaaggcaacaaaaatagtttttacaaTACTATGAGCTCGATTATGCCAACCATACAATCAGAAAAAGTGAAATGTCTATTTGTTTTTGGTATTACGTTGCACAACAGCCAAAAGTTTGAggcaaatgaaaataaaattgagaATCGGTACGTATGTAACCTTGCGCGCATGCGATGA
- the LOC130641630 gene encoding uncharacterized protein LOC130641630 isoform X2 encodes MYFDGLNESAIIPEHINKQIVLEALECTNDQVISLPAKTGVKRFSIVADQVEFVTVCNVDKTHKQIATCHSTQCRLSKNQSTKRNVRNLTDCSSLCQHLKLLKESFDEVPTRMEMDIEVDDGNYGDSSDEDDTLPSEKWEDIFDVACGLWTFGKNCPSTQIVDSNPDSNNLSIQFYQRSRIDIKEPETFPLFVPSANGTCTCQAGWTSDENPDGLLEEVGKTTLFLSLGAVEAKVWKRKCLQGTCMRSWTGEDECIFRLSAHTCAGYEIGWMFVDAVNSGKQTFSGFTMCMNKTYKRLFPTGKSFMSSRTFIAWWFAWASHMKIDFRMSCSWCGGKCSSLACDGTKIGLNFKQAFVSPIERSNESEILETKLRRLDRCFIPTSMNNTAAFCKLARDTFQQMCRFIIDGDYNQISSLMFKEYVQLLDDRVVPFISRVFNIQQEGIDRNEQLAAAKLLSMLFTDCSVDVICPIALAEKLNSFFSTSSMDTLAFAEDVKTYCPEMAWLMIQSFLVHNGTIPEDTLSFFVHVCERVKSIHSFNTPPAPTQKLEGTYNPAKYGRAYYFTENGEQIRKMRSFSMDKREIKDTANDDTPDVKCRKVYPDVSKKGTTYLFLWFCPYHGHCLGFHIITGSEGRKDALASLYTHLEKGPETIFYDFACGLSEYAKNRESGYFQDTRFFHDVFHGFSHKCSQGYNSSRLSGMNSPNTSICEQFNSFLQRIKASAKLMGQAHFTFYVQFFIHQWNIKVFNSSRTRMKIGYYGAFE; translated from the exons ATGT ATTTTGACGGTTTAAACGAATCAGCGATTATTCCAGAACATATTAACAAACAG ATTGTTCTGGAAGCTCTTGAATGTACGAACGATCAAGTCATTTCACTTCCCGCCAAAACAGGCGTTAAACGTTTTTCTATTGTTGCAGATCAAGTTGAATTTGTTACAGTGTGTAATGTTGATAAGACTCACAAACAAATCGCAACATGTCACTCAACTCAATGTCGTTTATCAAAGAACCAATCAACAAAACGAAATGTAAGAAATTTAACTGATTGTTCATCACTTTGTCAACATCTTAAATTGCTAAAAGAAAGTTTTGACGAAGTGCCAACGAGGATGGAGATGGATATCGAGGTTGATGATGGTAACTATGGTGATAGCAGTGATGAAGATGATACTTTACCCTCTGAAAAG TGGGAAGATATATTTGATGTTGCATGTGGGTTATGGACCTTTGGCAAGAATTGTCCTTCTACTCAAATTGTTGATTCCAATCCAGATTCAAACAACTTAAGTATACAATTCTATCAACGAAGTAGAATAGATATTAAAGAACCAGAAACTTTCCCATTGTTCGTTCCTAGTGCTAATGGAACGTGTACTTGCCAG GCCGGATGGACGTCTGACGAAAATCCAGATGGTCTATTGGAAGAAGTCGGAAAGACTACGCTGTTTTTAAGCTTAG GCGCCGTAGAAGCAAAAGTCTGGAAAAGAAAATGTCTTCAAGGTACATGCATGAGATCATGGACTGGAGAGGATGAGTGTATATTCAGGCTTTCCGCTCACACGTGTGCCGGATATGAAATTGGTTGGATGTTTGTTGATGCTGTAAATAGcggaaaacaaacattttcaggATTTACCATGTGCATGAATAAAACGTACAAGCGCCTGTTTCCGACAGGCAAATCTTTTATGTCCAGTCGGACTTTTATTGCGTGGTGGTTTGCATGGGCATCGCATATGAAAATCGACTTTCGTATGTCCTGCTCTTGGTGCGGCGGAAAATGCAGTTCACTTGCTTGTGATGGAACGAAAATtggattaaattttaaacaagcaTTTGTTTCACCCATTGAACGCTCCAACGAATCTGAAATTTTGGAAACGAAACTGAGACGATTGGATCGGTGCTTTATTCCCACATCCATGAACAACACCGCAGCATTTTGCAAATTGGCGCGAGACACTTTTCAACAAATGTGTCGATTTATAATTGATGGGGATTACAACCAGATTTCGTCACTTATGTTCAAAGAATATGTGCAGTTACTTGATGATCGAGTTGTACCTTTTATTTCTCGCGTTTTTAACATACAACAGGAAGGTATAGATCGAAACGAACAACTGGCCGCCGCCAAGTTGTTATCGATGCTGTTTACTGATTGTTCCGTTGATGTCATATGTCCTATCGCTTTAGCAGAAAAGCTGAACAGTTTTTTTAGCACTAGCAGTATGGACACTTTGGCGTTTGCCGAAGATGTTAAGACATATTGTCCTGAGATGGCATGGTTAATGATACAATCATTCCTCGTTCATAATGGGACGATTCCCGAGGACACGCTTAGCTTTTTCGTACACGTATGCGAGCGTGTAAAATCTATACATTCTTTTAATACTCCACCTGCACCAACTCAGAAATTAGAAGGTACTTATAACCCGGCGAAGTACGGTCGAGCGTACTACTTTACTGAGAATGGAGAGCAAATAAGAAAAATGCGAAGTTTTTCCATGGATAAAAGGGAAATAAAAGACACCGCAAATGATGACACCCCAGATGTTAAATGTCGGAAGGTGTACCCGGACGTGTCAAAAAAAGGGACAACATATCTTTTTTTATGGTTTTGTCCTTATCATGGTCACTGTCTTGGGTTTCACATTATAACAGGAAGTGAAGGAAGAAAGGACGCACTGGCATCATTGTATACCCATTTGGAAAAAGGGCCCGAAACCATTTTTTACGATTTTGCTTGTGGCTTAAGCGAGTACGCCAAAAATCGAGAATCTGGGTATTTTCAAGACACGCGTTTTTTTCATGACGTGTTCCACGGATTCAGCCATAAATGCTCTCAAGGCTACAACAGTAGCAGGTTAAGTGGAATGAACTCACCGAACACAAGTATCTGTGAACAATTTAACAGCTTTCTGCAAAGAATTAAAGCCTCGGCAAAATTAATGGGACAAGCGCATTTTACGTTTTACGTTCAATTCTTCATACACCAGTGGAacattaaagtttttaatagtAGCCGGACTAGAATGAAGATTGGTTACTACGGTGCGTTTGAGTAG
- the LOC130641630 gene encoding uncharacterized protein LOC130641630 isoform X1, producing the protein MKELLIFVDFDGLNESAIIPEHINKQIVLEALECTNDQVISLPAKTGVKRFSIVADQVEFVTVCNVDKTHKQIATCHSTQCRLSKNQSTKRNVRNLTDCSSLCQHLKLLKESFDEVPTRMEMDIEVDDGNYGDSSDEDDTLPSEKWEDIFDVACGLWTFGKNCPSTQIVDSNPDSNNLSIQFYQRSRIDIKEPETFPLFVPSANGTCTCQAGWTSDENPDGLLEEVGKTTLFLSLGAVEAKVWKRKCLQGTCMRSWTGEDECIFRLSAHTCAGYEIGWMFVDAVNSGKQTFSGFTMCMNKTYKRLFPTGKSFMSSRTFIAWWFAWASHMKIDFRMSCSWCGGKCSSLACDGTKIGLNFKQAFVSPIERSNESEILETKLRRLDRCFIPTSMNNTAAFCKLARDTFQQMCRFIIDGDYNQISSLMFKEYVQLLDDRVVPFISRVFNIQQEGIDRNEQLAAAKLLSMLFTDCSVDVICPIALAEKLNSFFSTSSMDTLAFAEDVKTYCPEMAWLMIQSFLVHNGTIPEDTLSFFVHVCERVKSIHSFNTPPAPTQKLEGTYNPAKYGRAYYFTENGEQIRKMRSFSMDKREIKDTANDDTPDVKCRKVYPDVSKKGTTYLFLWFCPYHGHCLGFHIITGSEGRKDALASLYTHLEKGPETIFYDFACGLSEYAKNRESGYFQDTRFFHDVFHGFSHKCSQGYNSSRLSGMNSPNTSICEQFNSFLQRIKASAKLMGQAHFTFYVQFFIHQWNIKVFNSSRTRMKIGYYGAFE; encoded by the exons ATGAAGGAATTATTGATATTTGTAGATTTTGACGGTTTAAACGAATCAGCGATTATTCCAGAACATATTAACAAACAG ATTGTTCTGGAAGCTCTTGAATGTACGAACGATCAAGTCATTTCACTTCCCGCCAAAACAGGCGTTAAACGTTTTTCTATTGTTGCAGATCAAGTTGAATTTGTTACAGTGTGTAATGTTGATAAGACTCACAAACAAATCGCAACATGTCACTCAACTCAATGTCGTTTATCAAAGAACCAATCAACAAAACGAAATGTAAGAAATTTAACTGATTGTTCATCACTTTGTCAACATCTTAAATTGCTAAAAGAAAGTTTTGACGAAGTGCCAACGAGGATGGAGATGGATATCGAGGTTGATGATGGTAACTATGGTGATAGCAGTGATGAAGATGATACTTTACCCTCTGAAAAG TGGGAAGATATATTTGATGTTGCATGTGGGTTATGGACCTTTGGCAAGAATTGTCCTTCTACTCAAATTGTTGATTCCAATCCAGATTCAAACAACTTAAGTATACAATTCTATCAACGAAGTAGAATAGATATTAAAGAACCAGAAACTTTCCCATTGTTCGTTCCTAGTGCTAATGGAACGTGTACTTGCCAG GCCGGATGGACGTCTGACGAAAATCCAGATGGTCTATTGGAAGAAGTCGGAAAGACTACGCTGTTTTTAAGCTTAG GCGCCGTAGAAGCAAAAGTCTGGAAAAGAAAATGTCTTCAAGGTACATGCATGAGATCATGGACTGGAGAGGATGAGTGTATATTCAGGCTTTCCGCTCACACGTGTGCCGGATATGAAATTGGTTGGATGTTTGTTGATGCTGTAAATAGcggaaaacaaacattttcaggATTTACCATGTGCATGAATAAAACGTACAAGCGCCTGTTTCCGACAGGCAAATCTTTTATGTCCAGTCGGACTTTTATTGCGTGGTGGTTTGCATGGGCATCGCATATGAAAATCGACTTTCGTATGTCCTGCTCTTGGTGCGGCGGAAAATGCAGTTCACTTGCTTGTGATGGAACGAAAATtggattaaattttaaacaagcaTTTGTTTCACCCATTGAACGCTCCAACGAATCTGAAATTTTGGAAACGAAACTGAGACGATTGGATCGGTGCTTTATTCCCACATCCATGAACAACACCGCAGCATTTTGCAAATTGGCGCGAGACACTTTTCAACAAATGTGTCGATTTATAATTGATGGGGATTACAACCAGATTTCGTCACTTATGTTCAAAGAATATGTGCAGTTACTTGATGATCGAGTTGTACCTTTTATTTCTCGCGTTTTTAACATACAACAGGAAGGTATAGATCGAAACGAACAACTGGCCGCCGCCAAGTTGTTATCGATGCTGTTTACTGATTGTTCCGTTGATGTCATATGTCCTATCGCTTTAGCAGAAAAGCTGAACAGTTTTTTTAGCACTAGCAGTATGGACACTTTGGCGTTTGCCGAAGATGTTAAGACATATTGTCCTGAGATGGCATGGTTAATGATACAATCATTCCTCGTTCATAATGGGACGATTCCCGAGGACACGCTTAGCTTTTTCGTACACGTATGCGAGCGTGTAAAATCTATACATTCTTTTAATACTCCACCTGCACCAACTCAGAAATTAGAAGGTACTTATAACCCGGCGAAGTACGGTCGAGCGTACTACTTTACTGAGAATGGAGAGCAAATAAGAAAAATGCGAAGTTTTTCCATGGATAAAAGGGAAATAAAAGACACCGCAAATGATGACACCCCAGATGTTAAATGTCGGAAGGTGTACCCGGACGTGTCAAAAAAAGGGACAACATATCTTTTTTTATGGTTTTGTCCTTATCATGGTCACTGTCTTGGGTTTCACATTATAACAGGAAGTGAAGGAAGAAAGGACGCACTGGCATCATTGTATACCCATTTGGAAAAAGGGCCCGAAACCATTTTTTACGATTTTGCTTGTGGCTTAAGCGAGTACGCCAAAAATCGAGAATCTGGGTATTTTCAAGACACGCGTTTTTTTCATGACGTGTTCCACGGATTCAGCCATAAATGCTCTCAAGGCTACAACAGTAGCAGGTTAAGTGGAATGAACTCACCGAACACAAGTATCTGTGAACAATTTAACAGCTTTCTGCAAAGAATTAAAGCCTCGGCAAAATTAATGGGACAAGCGCATTTTACGTTTTACGTTCAATTCTTCATACACCAGTGGAacattaaagtttttaatagtAGCCGGACTAGAATGAAGATTGGTTACTACGGTGCGTTTGAGTAG